A genomic window from Cydia amplana chromosome 3, ilCydAmpl1.1, whole genome shotgun sequence includes:
- the LOC134662987 gene encoding E3 ubiquitin-protein ligase TM129, translated as MDVLITLVYLLFSICVVYPPTEFVTAGFTIAQLFESYLGSENVNFVGYHMKRITITALIHSALPMGYIVCLYFGGERSAWLLAGFAGTAILPLLMVYKIVCWWESKTKHPAVAPLIPYVTEGSDWRVVAAQLNTEFRGVDKVSLPLTATSKLVATETWLIKVTSYNLFIIKQSDCGLVATDTDIPDLTASIEEETQYVNIQVVPSRDDVAAFKFRITTQALRDLQPRLSQTVRVPPHVSLLPSLVERFVAVFNQHVDQNPVYYVDEELEVCIGCMQAPADVKLRRRCLSPPAHLVGGPPECQQCNCRVLWCGSCMARWWAARASAGGAAPDTWLSSRGSCPVCRATCCLLDVCPARRRTDS; from the exons atggacgTGCTAATAACTTTAGTCTACCTGCTTTTCTCAATATGCGTAGTGTACCCTCCTACCGAGTTCGTCACAGCCGGTTTCACGATAGCCCAGCTCTTCGAGAGCTATCTCGGCTCCGAGAATGTAAACTTCGTAGGCTACCACATGAAGCGGATAACGATCACTGCTTTGATACACTCGGCGTTGCCTATGGGGTATATAGTGTGTTTGTATTTCGGTGGTGAGCGCAGTGCGTGGCTGCTGGCGGGGTTCGCGGGCACGGCGATACTGCCGCTGCTCATGGTGTATAAGATAGTGTGTTGGTGGGAGAGCAAGACAAAGCACCCGGCCGTGGCGCCGCTGATCCCGTATGTGACAGAGGGCAGTGACTGGAGGGTGGTTGCTGCGCAGTTGAATACAGAGTTCAGAGG TGTGGACAAGGTGTCCCTCCCGCTGACGGCTACCAGCAAGCTGGTGGCGACGGAGACATGGCTTATCAAAGTGACTTCTTACAACCTATTCATCATCAAACAGAGTGACTGTGGTCTTGTGGCTACTGAT ACAGACATCCCCGACCTCACAGCATCCATAGAAGAAGAGACACAGTATGTGAACATACAAGTAGTGCCGTCTAGAGATGACGTGGCTGCCTTCAAGTTCAGAATCACCACTCAAGCGCTACGGGACTTGCAGCCAAG GTTGTCGCAGACGGTGCGCGTGCCGCCCCACGTGTCCCTGCTGCCCTCGCTGGTGGAGCGGTTCGTGGCCGTCTTCAACCAGCACGTGGACCAGAACCCCGTCTACTACGTGGACGAG GAGCTGGAAGTATGCATCGGCTGCATGCAGGCCCCCGCTGACGTGAAACTGCGCAGGCGCTGCCTCTCGCCGCCCGCGCACCTCGTGGGGGGCCCTCCCGAGTGCCAACAGTGCAACTGCAG AGTGCTGTGGTGCGGCTCGTGCATGGCGCGCTGGTGGGCGGCGCGCGCCTCCGCCGGGGGCGCGGCGCCCGACACCTGGCTCTCCTCCAGAGGGAGCTGCCCCGTGTGTAGAGCCACGTGCTGCCTGCTCGACGTGTGCCCGGCCCGCAG acggacggacagctaa